TGGCCTTCAGAGGACATTCGCCGAGGTGGGAGAGTAAAGGAAGGCTTAGCAGCGCGTGAGCCTGCTAATGCCCCTTAATGaggagtgagcgagagagggacCATTAGGATGTGCTGTCCAGTACAGGCCCTCATACACCACACCAGTGGACACAGCACCAGCTACACACCAGGGTTGTGTAACTCCCAGTAAtggacacaaaaacaaaaaacaagcacggtgcagtatatatatactgtatatacttggCACAACACATTCCGCataatacattacatttagatagcttagcataataataacaataataatgccAATAAACACTGCAGTGTAGATATCATGTAGATAAAATATTAAAGTGTACTATTATACAACTTGACTAGTTATTAATGACAACtaaaattcaattaaattctatCATCTACCTGTTCCTTTTCTCCACTAAACACTGCTTAGTTACTATTTAATTATTGTGGAGTCTGCTGTTTCTATAACAAAACGTTGATGAAAATTACACTACCAACCTTTAGCAATCGGAACTTGACTACAAAACTTGATATAGTTTGCTTTCTAGGAGGATATTCTGCTTGCTCTTAAAAGGATGACATTAATCTTGCACATATCCTgcaaaccctggtgtgtgtgtgtgtgtgtgtgtgtgtgtgtgtgtgtgtgtgtgtgtgtgtgtgtgtgtgtgtgtgtgctgtgtgtgtgtgtgtgtgtgtgtgtgtgtgtgtgtgtgtgtgtgtgtgtgtatgtactatgTGCGTCATAATGTCGTCCTCAAGTGCCACCTGGTTCCATTTGTCACATTAAGAATTCTCTACTGAATTCCAACCCAAAGCAGGCGGCCTGTGGAATGTTTCACTGATCACTTCCCACTTCGTCAGGCCTCCTTACACTCTGTTAGTAATATGCGCTGGCATGTCATGTGATTAAATGCCCATGCTAAgttaaaggagagagagagagaaaaaaaagagaaaatgcaCCAatgtatagtagtatagtatagtatagtatagtatagtatagtatagtatagtataatatagaatagtatagtgtagtatagtatagtacagtatagtatatagtatagtttAGTttggtatagtatagtatagtatagtatagtatagtatagtatagtaactTAAAAAACATGATACACCAATTGTGCATTGGTTAACAACTCAACTGCAGAGGCATCTCAAAACACCAGCCGAATTTTCTTCTATGATGAAAAGTGTGATAAGAACAGACTAAATGCTTTGATCTGAACTGTGGGTCATGCAGTATGATGCAATTCCTATAGCCAAATGAGGTGCCCACAGTTATAGACTACATACGTCCAAGATTGGGTGTCAGGCGCCAGACTTTTGAGGATATGTGTCGTAGTGCATACATTATATAAATGGCGAAGTTACAGAACACATGCTTTTAATAGGGGAATTTATGACTGAACAATTTTACTATTAAACATTTTTCACATTAAGTGATTTCATATTCCTGTGAGGAGTTCAGTGGACTCCCCAGAAGAACTGCCGACTGACTGAACTGGCTCCAAGATTATTTTATCTCCCGCTTATGACTAATATAGTAGCACCCTTCCAGACTGGCCGGTGCCAAGTCTAAAACGAATAGCTCGTGGGGCGCCCCTGGTGCAGTACAGTAGGGGAGAGGTAGCGCTTAGAAAGGTCTCTTAGGGGTCATTTTCACCACGTTGGAgcattacagtaatttcctgtgaaTTAGCCGCGTTGTGTACTGTTAGCCGCAGTGCAGTATTTTATggaagttaaaagaaacaaagccATATTAATatcatattaactgcccccgtgtattaatctcatagctgaagacattttgcaaaatcaataaaCCGCGgataatagttgggaaattattaTTGGACCTATCATGTCATGACCTATCATGCCATTATCATGTCCTAGATGATCTTCCTACAGGGTTCAGTGAATGTAGCGGAGGTGGAGGCAGTCCCTGGTCACCTCACCTGGCCCCTGCCCGGGTCTCTGGGGTAATAACCTGCATACATGCATCCTGACAACACCATCACTAAAGACTGCAGACCACAGTCTGGCCACTGTGGAGTGAGTGCATTGCATATATGGATATGGTCTGTTACCAAGGCATCATAGattattattgctattattaTCTTTTCAATTGTTTCTGTTTTGCTTCATACATTATGGTTTTAAAATGCACTTAATAATGTTGGCTTGCGTATACTGTCCTTGTGAAAAAGTTGTAGTTTAACAAGAACTTTTTTGTCTTTAAATTCAAAATGATTAACATATACACAAGATATGAATAAATTCATTTGATCAGACTCAGTTGGTCAAAGCACTGAAGCATTTATTATCAAGAGGAGGAAAAAAGGCATTACATTACAATCATAACAACAATATGGTCACTTTTAAATATGATACagataaaaatatttatttttcatgttGTGCTTCATTAAAATCTGTATGAAGACACCATGAAGCCTCTTTGTAAAGGTATTTACCTTTATAAGAGGCTACACTCTTACAGTTTACGGCTTCATTTCTTTGTCATTTTTTACATTatttttcacacactcacacacgagtgagagaaagagagagagagagggagagagagagaaagagagagggcttGGCATCACACCCATGCATCTCACTGAAGTGCAACAGATACGCATACAGCCTTTACAAAAGCGCACAGGACAGCACCGCACCTTTCAGAATTAGGGCTTTTTGTCAAACTCTGCACGCCAAGatgaataaagaaataaatacatttacatacacgTCAAACACACTGTGCGTGGGCACCGGGCAGTCATGCACAAGGGCCGAGAGAGGCTTGAATTTCTGTGAAAGCCcactgctgttgtgtgtgtgtgtgtgtgtgtatgtgtatgtgtgctcgcgcatgtgtgtatgtagtgtgtgtgtctgctactTGTGTTGGGTATACATGAAGTCTGTATGGGAGAACGGATGAAGGCTGCACTTACAGTTTGGCAGAGATGTGTAACACTAAACTAAAGGAACGACAGTGCACCAGTCGAAGCCCTCAGCGCATACAATAAAATGTCATGGTACAAAAGAAAACATACAGAAAGAAATAAAGGATGTACACAGGGGTTGAAGTGGCATTTTACTTTAAATACCTTCTGAGATACATTTAAACCACAGATGTGCAGAAAAGGATCCAGGCTTTTGGGAATCCCTTTGCAAACACTTATGAAGTCATTGTGAGCCTAGAGACTCTGGTGGGGGATAGTCCTCCGACTAGTACTTCAAAAACGTCAAGAATATAAGGCAGGttgacaaaagtgtttaaacCAGTCCGTGTAAGCACTTATGAATGCTAATGTCTTTCAGAGATGGCCCTGCACAGATTTGTCACATGATGACCGTTTCTGTGTGCAGCGAGTAGGAgctgaagctctgattggctggcctGGCTTTGCGGGCGGGACTTGGGGGACGGCTCATGGGACCTGAATGGCTGGAGAGCCTGGGGCGGGTGGAGCCTGTCTGGCTGGCCCATCTGGAAGGTGGGCGCTGATTGGCTGGCCGGGCAGGACGGGAGAAGCTCCGCCTTGAAGGTGCTGGAGAGGACTCGCGGCTGACCTGCAGGGCATTGTGGTTCATTAATGCTTGCagaaaatatttacatttgtctattattgttgtgtgtgtgttcttgtgagagtttgtgtgtgtgtgtgtgtgtgtgtgtgtgagcgtttgtttgtgcatgtgtgtgtgagcatgtgtgtgtgtgtgtgtgtgtgtgtgtgtcagctaaaAACTGTGAGGATGCACTTGCCGGCGGTGTGTGAGAGACTCTGCTGGCTGgccgctgctgttgctgctgaatGTCCAGCGTGCTCAGTAGCTCCACCAGACCGCTCTCCTCTCGGCTAATGCCTGTTCCGTTTCCGTAGTAACCCCCGTTGCTGTAGCAGCCCCCATTGCCACTGCTGTGGCTGCGGCGCCGGCCCACGCTCGGTCCATTTAGGACGTGCTCCACCATCCAGTAATCAGTGGCCGGGTCGCCCCCTTGGACCGGCACCCTGCCACCGGAGACGTCCCGGTCCCTCCTCTCGCCCCACTGCCCCCCTCGCTGCTGCCCCTGGGTGGGGGTGAGTTTGGGCGAGGAGTGTGGAGGGGGAGTGGGGCTGGGGTTGGAGTAGCGCGCGTGCGCGTGGGAGTGTGAaggcgtgcgtgcatgtgagcgGCGGGGGCTGATGGGAGAGGAGCCGGTGGTCACGGTCGGTGGAGGGGAGGGCGCCACCACGCCGGCATCCGTCAGCAGCTTCCCCTCGTTCTCCTGAAGCATGGCGCCGAACTTGCGCAGCACCGATGGGCTGCCCTGTTTCCTGTCCAGGGGGGCGGACTTTCTGTCTGATGATAAGGAACGCTGCTGGACATGGCCCAGGGGGGAGTTTTCGACATGGCGCACGGGTGGCCGGGCTCCAGGAGTCGCGCGCTGGTCATAGTAGTCCAGTCCCTGAGGGCTGTCATAGTGCACTGATTGGTTCCTCCGGTTCTCAAACTCCTCACTTCTGCCACCTTGCCAGCCAGAGACAACCCTGCAGCAGAACAACAGTGCACTGAGTATGAGGAAGTTCAGTGTTTTCAATCGTACATATTTgctaaaataaagaaaaaaacaaaaacaatgtagtagcctagcctactcaatATAACCTAACATTGTGTGTTCATTCATAGATTATTGTTAAAGACCTAGGCTGGCTAATGAATATTTTGTATTCAAGATGTATTTTCTGTGAATGACCATATGCTTGTCAACTGAACGAAGGTCCAGAAACACATAGCCTAGTTCACGTGATTTGTAGCCTAACGACATTACCATTTTCTCATTGTCAATATGTTTTTCTCCGGTCCTTCAGCTGCTCACATTATTGCATAGTTTAAACGAACTGATCATTAAGAAACTGTTGAAACGCGTCGAGTGTTTCTTTTTCGGTTAATTACTTTGGTGTTTAGGCCTCTATCAAAAaacacagtaggctactgcctgAACTTGCGTTGCCATAGTGACAAAGCGCATATAGTTGCCAAAGCGCATGGAAAGTTTTTCCTGTTCGGAGATGCAACGTAGGCCTGATTTAAGAAGAGGACGCGGCATTAAATTCTGTTCGATTGCAAAGCGGTTTAAAATCGCCGAAGTCTATTAACAATTAATACGTTAAGTATATAGGCCTAATATGTAACATACATGTGCTACATTCGACATTATCTCGTGCGTTTTCAAAAACGACTAACGTGATCCTTGAATTCATTAAACCAAGTTGTGTGAAATCATAATCTGAGATGACATTACGCTGTTATTGCAGTTACTTAGTCTTAGAGTACAAGAATCTGCGttgaatgtaggcctacatgacgttTTTAATTTCCACATAATGTGAATGTACGCTTTTAACATGTTAAAGTTCGAGTAGTAGCCTAGAGGCTGTGTCCTTGCAAATCATGTCGGTCCATGGAACAAACATAGCATGACCGACTCTGACGTAAAATAAGGATAACGTTACTGAACCCATGTAGTCTATAAATTGTAATGGAAGATCTGAAAGAGACACCACATAGACAAGTCGGATTCTCTGCACTATTAATTTTCAGCATAGCCCTACTACTTCTTTACTGTATAAAAATAGACCTTTTGCTATTTTGGCTGCTGTGTTATTGAATGGAAAATTTCAACCTTTCCCTCCtggtattttttctttttttcatattCAAAAATAGCTAGATTGGTTCTGAAACTGGTTTTAATCATCATGACTGATGTTAGCAAAATAAGGCATAAAACACATGCTACTACTTTGTCTTGATACTCTAAACTATTAGAGATTGAGCATCAAATAGATGAAATGAGGCAAAAAAAATCCTACCTTTGAGCGTCAGGATCATAGCCATTCTTTCGCTTCTGTGGAAAAGAAGGCAACACATAGACAAACTGAGCCATACAGTAGGATTGGGTTATAGGATTGAAAAATGAGTGTTGTGGTTTAAGTGATAAAGCAGCTTAGCCAACACCCAAAATGGTTGACTCACTGTTTTGGCATTGCTCAAGTTCTGTTGGTTCTTCCCATGCCCCAGGTATCCCTGCAGAATCTCCAGGGTGGGATCCATCCCCGGGTTGCTAGGGTAACCATCGCTATAACCATTGTTGAGCTGATAGCCACAGCTTTTGCCAACGGCAGCGGGCAGGTTCATGCCAATTGGGCGCTCCACATTGCCATGGCTATGGCAACCGCCATTGTAGCGGCTTGAGTCCTTGTTTGCAACAGGTAGCAGGGTGATGTCATTGGCCTGATTTGGCATGGCACCATCGTTTCCTCCTCTGCGAGCAACCACTTCATTGTAGAGctgcaacacacaacacaacattcaCATCCATGCAAAAGTCTTACCggtatactgtaggtgtacaGAAATGATAGCTCGTCATGGTTCAGGGTAAGGTGTAGAATCTGTGCTTTGCAACTGTGCTTCTATTGTCAAAACAAATAACCACGGAGTGGAGAGAGACACCAAcctcatatgcacacaaaatCTGTGACAATAATTCTGCTCAATCTCTGTCTctttacgtatgtgtgtgtgtgtgtgtgtgtgtgtgtctatttgtctgATTCACAAGGGTGGGGGACAAGTCTTGTTCTTGAGCGGGTGCTTTGTGAGCATGTGCGTCTTCGTTCCAGGCCGTTCCGCTGTTTAATGAGTCCGTTAGTATCGGCTTACAAGCGAGTGAGAGTCCATGTGCTGTCTGCCAGTATTCACACTATGCCTTAAAGGCTCGTTAACAAGGGTCAGAGGTCAATCAGGAGCCTGCTACATGAAGTCCGACTAGCCAAATGAGATTCATACAACTCATAACAATTTTATTAGAGATGGGATTCTAAAAGGCTGTCTTTCATTATttctgtgggtgtgtatgtgtgtgtgtgaatgcgcatgtgtgcatgagtgagagGATCATTGTGGGTGTAGTGTAAGTATACTGAATGTATATGTGCAtacctgtgaatgtgtgtgtgtgtttgttgtgtgttcataCAAGAGAGGTAGTGTTGATGTGTATAAATGTATGTGCAAATCtctatatgtgtgcgtgtgtatacagctctgaaaaaaaattaagagaccactgcacatttttctgatgtcatcctacagttgctgagtgacattcaaatgagttgacaaATTTGcaatggtctcttaattttaaatatgaccgccaactcattcgaatgtcactaagcaaccataggatgacatcagaaaaatgtgcagtggtctcttcaatTTTTTCCCGAGCTGTATGTGCATTTGAGACAGTGAATATGTGTACACGTGCTAAGGCTTTTGACTGGGCTTAAGGGTTCGTTTGTCAACAAATTTGAGTAGTGGCTCAGGAATGGGGGATGTGTAAAGTGAGGTGGGtccagagtgtgtctgtgtgtgtacatgtgtttcatggagtgtgtgtatctatgtattaGTGTGGGAGTATCTCCGCATGtgattcacatgtgtgtgtgtgtttgtgtgtgtgtgtgtccacccgtGTGTTTCTCACCTCTTCTATCTTGCGCTGCATGTCCTGCAATTGTTCCTCCCACTCCAGCATCTCTGAGTCAAATTCAGGCCTCTCCCCCACCCACACGCCACGCTGCAGGTCCAGGGCAGCCattctggtatgtgtgtgtatgtgtgtgtgtctgtgtgtgtatgagggaggatgtgtgtgtgtgagagaagaattctgtatgtatgtgtgtgtttaggcagTTATTTCCTCAATGCCTCTTGAGCTCAGCTCGATTCAGTAATGTGTGGCTtacagatttgtgtgtgtgagtgcgagtgtgtgtgtatgtgtgtgagtgcctgtgtgtttgtgtgtgtgttataggggTCTTGGTGTCGTAAGCCGTTGGCGCTGTCGAAGGACACATAGGACAGATTAGAGGTCTATAAAACCATGACAGAAAACATCAATCAATCTATTCCTGCCCAACGAGTGGAAACTGAACTATATGCATATAAGAGTGAATTTTACCGAAATTTTCAAAAGCAGCTCAAACGTCTGAGTTGGGTTTCTCGTGCATAATGCACTAGGTATTTCAGCGTCTCCAAGATGCGTCAACGGAGAGCGTGACCTGGAGGAACGGTGGCCCCTGTTTCCCAGATATATACCATGCGCATTTATTACTGGCATTGAGTAAAGGGGGGGATTTCTGCCGTCACGGAACCCGACACCCGCGAGCCCCGGCTGTCTTTCCTCCAGAAAATGCCCGAATGTACCACTATGCGTGATGTAAGCGCGAATATATTTTTACCCCGAGTAACTATGGTCTTCTCCAACTCTGCGCGCGTGCTGACACCCACAGAGTGAAGTAAATAAACACTACATGAAAATGAACCATCTCGACGGAATTGCCCAGTGTGTTTCGAGtttacatatttttaaaatCTCCTTGGAGTGGATCTTTATCATGGCCACAAACTGACATAATATATGTATGCGTATGATAAGCTTTCCTTTGACATTAACGCCCTTCATCAGTACAACATAGATGGATTTTGTCACTTAGATGCAGCACAAAGCTTAATTCAAGTTCAGCCCTTTAAAAGACTTACCCTCGTCTCGTTGTGTTGCTTCAACTAGTTCTGTGATATTCGTAGCAGTGTTTTGTGAGGAAAATAGTCCAAGTTATAAAGTGTTTCCAacaagacatacagtattccCCAAATACACTAAATGCCTCCGTCAAAGTCTTTGCGAGCTGCCTTGTCCTTTGGCTATCCTTTAGGACAGCACGAGACTCTCTGAGTGCGAATTCCGTCCGACTGGCGTCCCCTTCTCTCCCGCTCTAGCTGTTCGTTATGTGACGTAGGCTCGAGAGAATACGACTTTTAAGTAGCCCGGGTAACGCCCCCTATGGCAGGTGCCTCTTTTTCTGGGTAAACAACTTCGGGGTCCAAGGGGCCCACCGGAGCTTACCCCGCGCGGCACCGGAGCCAGGATCGAGTGTCATAATGTCAGATTTATTCTGGCATTTGCGCTGAATGGGCCAGGCTGTCGTCACTCCTTCGCCAGGTTATAATTACTATCAGACAAAGTGTTTATGAGGCTATTTTCGGCTCGATATTGCGCCGCCGTACATTTGGGTGAAGCTACTGCTCCGTTGTTGCTATTCCTCTTTGGGAGCGTGGCAGATTTGTATCTAGTGACCTCTGCCTGCCTTCTCGTTCTTGGCTTACGGCGAGCCCTTTACTAGCAGGACCTTCGCATCTCAGGACGTGtgcataatgtttttttttttttttcggataGGCTTTCCAGAGAATGCACGCATGTCAAACTGGCGAGCTGTCTTCAAATTTTAATGGGTTATTTCTATTGCCAGCCATGGcgtttatttattttgacaCTTGTCATCATTGCGCAATGTGCCCGTGCGTCATTTGACTCTCGCGACCAGTGACCCAAATAACTGACCAACCGCGCTGAGGACAAGGCCGGTGAGAAAAACAAGGATGTTCAAGCAGCCTCCATCTGCATCCCAGAAACCACGAAAATCGTGAATTTCAAAGCTAATGCAATTGCAGCCCTCTCGTTAATGAATCACCAGTGGACGGGGATGTGGGTGGTGGGAGGCGGGGGTTGCAATATGTAACTTATATGTAAGGCAGGCTTGTCTTATCTAAGTCAAATCCTAGGGACAACACCtaggcaaacgaaaatatttccTTCATAACCACAGTAGGTGATTTAAAGAGACTGGAATTCATGTTTGCACAAGCACAATACCTACAGTGCACCATGTCACCAGTGACAGTATCCCACTAATGGATAGCTGCTGTGATCATCAGAGAGGACCTTTAAGACCTGATGAGGTTGCCACACGCCAGGTAGAACCAGACATCTGTTTGCTTAAATTATCTTAATATATCTTCGACTTCAACCAATAGACAGGCAAAGCCAGGCTAGGCTACCACAATTCCTGAAGTACTGTAGCTTGTGCAAGAAGCTACTGCAGTACATGAATACTGTCTGTGATCACTTCCTTAAGACAGGCTATGACTTGTATGAGCTTCAAACATGACTTGCATACATGAACATGACCATGGATCTGGTCAGTGTTGAATTTCCAGCAAACATGGCTTAAAGTACATGAATATGTACAGTAACATGACTTATGTTGTATAATAAACGTGTGTATTCTGTAATATGTGCTAAATATGAGCACATGTAATATGTTGTCTCTCCATAATCACACTGCAGTCACTAGTCACTGAGTGTCCGTCAGCAGCACCAGCTGTGTGGGGGCCAGCAGGGTGAAGGAGAGGAGCCTTCACGTGTCACCCAACGAGGCCAGAGCATAGAGCCACCTGTCCCCACATACCAAAGGTTAGGAACCCGACGGTGCAGATTAGTATCtgtatcatcacacacacacacacacagtcacatgtgcacacaaacacacacacacacacacacacactgagtaacatacacacacactcagtcacacaagcacatagtctctctctctttctctctctctctctcactcactcactcactctctctctcacacacacacacacacacacacacacacacacacacacacacagtattagcctactcattgctTAAACAGCAGCCCAAAGGTGATGATACATAAGACATTTTTTTGAGccatgttgctgggcaaccacataactagTTTCCTTGTGTTCTGATTTGATGGTCATTGCCTGCTGATGATTTCTGAAGTTCACAAAAAATGTTACTCAATGGGAACATGGCAGAACAAAAATCCCAGGACCATTGTCCAGCAACATTGTTCAAAAAGTTGCCTTTTTTATCATCAGCCTAACATTCTTGTCAGAGGTGTTACTAAGACCCTCCTGAGGAGTGTTGGTGAGTCACAGGTGTCAGTGTATGCCAGTGAAGTGTCTAGATACTCACCTTTTACTGTCAAAACAGACTGGGGGTATGGACAGAGCTCACTGGCCAGCTTGaattctgggaaatgtagtcTGGAACTGGGATGCATGAGTAAAGCctggggatgggtcttctgtacTTGTGTGACCATGAcagttttaaaacaaaacaaaataacaacaacaataacatggATGAATGAAATGTATAGCAATGCGAAATAATAAAGAGAGTGAGCTCTCTGAGACTAGAGAACGAAGAAGAGGGTGAAGAGGAAGACGAGTTTGAAGATTGTGGCataagagagggatgagaagagCACTAGCATCAGGATGAGCAAAATGATGGGCTGAAACATCTGctgaaagaaagaagaagaaacaacacaaacggagagagagagggagagagagagagagagaagcagaggagaAGGTATCAGTGAGGCAAAGTGACAGGTCTGCGATTTTCAAACAggttctcactcactctctctctcacacacacacacacacacacacacacacacacacacacacacacacacacacacacattaactcattgaatgccaagctgttttcggaagctttgtcctagagtgccagcaatctagaccattgttgatgatttttgtacagccacagcatattctgtgttatagctatgaacacatacaatggctcgctTAAAAGGTGATCAAAGAGtggagtgcacgcacatctccaAATTTAAACAGGTGCTGGATAAAAGGCTTAGCCGacaattgaaaaataaaaagatatccgcacactgtttctataagctcccagagtggtttattaacacaacgtttcgaccagAGGTCTTCGTCtgactcaatgagttaatgatTTTATCTGAATCTTAACACTGGCGGAGGTTACTGATCCAAACATTGATGGAAGTATGTTACGGGTTTAGACAGGTCTGATCAAATACAGAatgctttgcacacacacacacatacacatttaaacacaaacaaaaacacttacatgcctacacatgcacacaaacacacattgacaaGTTGATATAGGATACTCCACACATCATCCTGCAAATGCATCAGGTACagtcagaacacagaacacaagtACACCAAACACattgatacacacacaacaaacacattgatacacacacacacacacacacacacacacacacacacacacacacacagatagatgtattaacacacacacacacagaacatatgcacacagacgTAGCACATAAAtagacgcgcgcacacacaacaaacatttAATACACTCAtgcttacacatgcacacaatgtaTACCCTacttacccacacacatacacacatcacacatcacacacacacacacacacacacacacacacacacacgacaaatAGGTAGATGCGTACATACTTACCAGTTTATAGTAATACACTCATACTTACACATGCACAATGACATTCaactaaacacacgcacacatactcacatagaTAGGTGGGTTCACACAAGCATGCAATGACACGTACACcctactaaacacacacacacacacacacacacacacggtcagcaCATAGATAATAGTGTATGGACACTCACAGACATTTAATATACTCAtgcttacacatgcacacaatgacACGTACATGTACAccctacgacacacacacacagacacagacacgcgtGCGGTTAGCACATAGATAGacgcgtacac
The nucleotide sequence above comes from Alosa sapidissima isolate fAloSap1 chromosome 6, fAloSap1.pri, whole genome shotgun sequence. Encoded proteins:
- the LOC121710989 gene encoding serine/arginine repetitive matrix protein 1-like, with amino-acid sequence MAALDLQRGVWVGERPEFDSEMLEWEEQLQDMQRKIEELYNEVVARRGGNDGAMPNQANDITLLPVANKDSSRYNGGCHSHGNVERPIGMNLPAAVGKSCGYQLNNGYSDGYPSNPGMDPTLEILQGYLGHGKNQQNLSNAKTKRKNGYDPDAQRVVSGWQGGRSEEFENRRNQSVHYDSPQGLDYYDQRATPGARPPVRHVENSPLGHVQQRSLSSDRKSAPLDRKQGSPSVLRKFGAMLQENEGKLLTDAGVVAPSPPPTVTTGSSPISPRRSHARTPSHSHAHARYSNPSPTPPPHSSPKLTPTQGQQRGGQWGERRDRDVSGGRVPVQGGDPATDYWMVEHVLNGPSVGRRRSHSSGNGGCYSNGGYYGNGTGISREESGLVELLSTLDIQQQQQRPASRVSHTPPVSRESSPAPSRRSFSRPARPANQRPPSRWASQTGSTRPRLSSHSGPMSRPPSPARKARPANQSFSSYSLHTETVIM